Below is a genomic region from Leptolyngbya boryana PCC 6306.
AGATTCGATTGTAGATTCTGAGATGGTGATTTTGGCGAACAACTAGCCCAGTTAAGCGCAACTCAATCTGCTCCGTGCTGCCATCCGCAGGAATGCCTCCTTGTCGAATGATTTGCTGGCAGAGTCCGAGTAAGCGCCCCGCCCGCTGTTCGCCCAGGTAAAGTAAGCGATCTCGAATCGTTCTAAGATGCTCCGGATCGTCCTGTGCTTCCCAGTTTTGCAAAATATAGTGATTCACCAGCTGATAAATGACTTGTGCTTCTTGTCCAGGCGCAATTTCTGAACAGTGTTGCACGACAAGCTGACAGATTTTTTGAGTTAGAAAGGGCTGTCCACCCGTCCAAGCTAGAATTTCCTGAATCACAGTCTGCGGAGAGACAGCGATCGCGCTTAATCCGACTTCTAAAGGCTGCGATTCTTCGAGTTGAAATCCTCGCAGATCAATTGCTTGACCGATATTGAAAGGGGTGCGAATTCGATCTTGAATGAGTTCACTGGGAGTTGTGACACCGAGCAGGCAAAAGGTTAATCGATCGTAGATTGGGTGATCAGCACGACGATTGTAGAAGGCTCGAATCAGTGCGAAAAAGTCATCTTTAAATTCAAGACTGAGAATACTATCGATTTCATCAATAAAAACGACGATCGATTGGTTGATCTGTCTCAGCACAACTTGATCGATAAACTCACTAAAACACTGCATTTCTGGTAGTTCACTGCGATCAAGCCACCATTGACGCAGATTCAGTTCACCGAGTTCTAAATCATTCGCCAAACTCCGCATCAGACTGCCATACCACTGGCGAGCGGTTACGTGCTGCTCTTTCACCAGCGTAATGTCGATCGAGACACAGGCAAAGCCTTCGTGTTTAAGCTGCTGCATAACCCGGACTCGCAGACTCGATTTTCCCATTTGGCGGGCATTGAGCACATAGCAAAACTCTCCAGTTCTCAGCGCTTCATACAAGACTCGATCGGCTTGTCGAACCACATAGCTTGTCGCATCTGTGCGAAGGCTGCCGCCAACTTGGTAAGCCTTTTCGCTCATAGCAGTTCACTCAAGCGATCGCAGAAATATCGCTGATACAATGCACAGCGCGGAACTGCAAAATTTCCTTGAAGCTGAATGAGTCCTAAACTGTGCAGTTGATAGCTGAGATCGGTGGATAATCGCACAGGCTGAGATGCCTGCATTACTGTTCTCATGCCTTCGAGTAGTTCTGTCCGCTGATGCACCATCCGCCATAGATGGCGCAATTCGCCCCGATATAATCCCGATTCCAAGGCAGCCGTTTGTAATAGCTGCTCGAAAGGCATTTCTTTCGATTTCAGCGATCGTAGTGCTTTACTGATCCATTCTGGATGTCCGCCGACAATTGCCATCAGCTGTTGAGTTTGCGATTCCGTCCACTCTAAGGTGTACTGTTGAGCTAGGCTCGTAATCTGCTCAGCCGTGAATTCATGGAGTTCGATCAGCTGACCGACATTAAACGGTGATTCATGAAGATTGAGCGGGATATAAACTTCAGTTGCATACACGATGATTAATCGCAGTTGTTGCCAGATTTTTAGGGTCTTTGTTTTTTCATACCAAGCCCGCAGCAAACTGAGAAAATCTGCCGCCAGTTCTGGATAAACAAATAAGCGATCGACTTCGTCTAAACTCAGGATTAAAGGCTGCGGATTGTTGGAGAGTAAGTATTTCTCAAAATATTCGGTGCAACTAATCTTATTCGTTGAAAATTCTTCATCCCAGTACTGTGCTAATCGATTTGGAAGTTGGAGTTGCTGTGTCACACTTGCACAGAACCATTGTAAAAACGCGCTTAAGCTCCGAAAATCCGCCTGATTTGCAAGATGAAAGTTTAAGTGGACTGTACGATATCCCTGATGTGCAGCTTGACGTAGAAGATGCGCCACGAGCGAAGTTTTCCCCATTAGTCGCGGTGCTTTAATCCGAAGTAGACAGCTTGGGTGCAAGAGTGCTTCATAGCAAATGCGGTCAATTGGAGGGCGTTCAATATAGATGAATGACTCGATCGAACAAGACGTTTCGATCGGGAGTGATTCCGGCTCTGATGTAGTGGGTAAATCTGCGATCGCTTGCCAATCTAGTCCTAAACAATTGCTGATCTCAGTGAAATTCACATAATCGACCGGGCGACCATTGAGATAGTTACTGAGCGTTGACAGAGCGATTCCAAGTTCTTCAGCTAAATCTTTCTGCCGAGCATAGCCGTTACGTCGCAGTCCAGCCTTGACTTTACAAACTGCATCAGCGCGAACTTGCAGCGATCGACCCATTGCAACTTCCTCGAACTCTACCCGCATCATACTGGCATTCGGGTAGCCCGCTCAAGAAGTCAGGCATAAGTCAGTGCTCGTGCTCTTATGCCTCAAAATAACTCAGGTGTTCTCAGGTCTGATCTCAGTCACCCAACGGATTTGATGGATATATCAGTCAAGCAGACTGCATCTGAAGCCAGGAGAACAATTATGAGAGCCATTGTGATTGTATCGAGGCTGATTGTTTCTGCATTATCACTTGCTCCACTCTATGCCGCATCTTTGAGTTCTCCCTTATCTAATAAGGCGGGGCTTGAAGCTCCTCAAGACGGCAGCATCGTTATCAATTTCTCACGCGGATCAAAGCCACAACCATAACTCACTTTTTACCAAAACTGGAGCCATTCTCATGACCGTTGCAACCTCAATTACGATTGTTGATAGCTTACTCAAAGCGTTAGCCGATTCGCGTCAAACGATCGAGCAAATCAATGCCGCCTGTGCAGCGAAAGGACTTCCGCCTGCCCTGAAAGACAGTGATACTTCAGCGATTGGAATAGTTGGTAATCCTGACTATCGATTTGAAGGCTTCGGAGTCATGGTTATCCGACCCTTTCCCCCTAAGTTTGCTCTTTCGTTCTGGGTTCATTACAAACCCGATAGTGCTCAACATACTGAATTAGGACGCTTCACCGTACCGATTAGCATCTTGGATGTCGTGAAGTTTAAATCCTTATCCCAAGTCTAATCGCTCAACCCAGACCGAGTCGCGAACATTTTCCTCTCGTGACTCAAATTTACCTTCTTACTTTACTTTAAATAGGTCTTATCCCATGCGCCTTGAAAATTTCTATCAAGCTAGCCAGCAAGCGAAAGCACTTGGAAAAGCATTGAACTATGGAATAGAAGCCATTGCTGCTGACAAAGAACTCGCAACGCACATTCAGCAAGCTCTCGTCTGGCTCAAATTTCTTGATCCGCCTGTTGATGGTAAGTTCGGACCCATTTCGACAGATGCCCTAGTCGAATTTCAATCAACTATGAGCACAATTTACCCAGATCTTTTAGAAGAAAAGGGCTTTCTGGGGTTGAAGACTGCTCAAGTGCTGATCGAAACGAGTCCAGATGAGGTGCCAAGTCCTAAAATCGACTTTTCACGCGCTGACTTAGCATCTCGACTGATTCAATACATGGCGCGAATGAACTATCGGATTTCAGTCGGCGACAAAAGATATAACATCATCTATGTCGAAGGCATGAACGCAGATGGCAGCACAAACTCTGACGTGATAAATGAATTCAACGATCGACGAATGGTGATCGAAATTCCCAGCGCTGATCTTGTCCCTGTCATCCGAGGAAACTGGGAAGCGACAACAGAACCAGGGACTCACTACACGTTCAACCCGATGGGAAGAGGAATCGAATATGGAGCTGCTCGAATTGCGTTTGGTCAGTTCAAGGCTTGGAAAGTCGGAACACACTATGGCAGTGGAGCAGAACCGCATGAAGCGTTAGTGCAAGAAACCGCCATTTCGGTCTATCGAGACAAAGATAGAAACGGAATTAGAACCGGAGACTTTCTCGATACCGGAAATTTCGACATCAATCAACATTGGGGCTACGACTATCCTCACAATGATATTGGTATGGCAGGTGCAGGATGTTTGGTTGGACGCTCTAGAGCAGAACACAGAACATTCATGGCCTTGATCAAGCAGGACAACCGCTATCAGCGAAATCAGAACTACCTGTTTTACACGACGATTATTCCGGCGGATGACTTCATCGCAAAATTTCCGGGCTGAACGAGATCGAATTGCTCAACTCACAAAGAAGACGAAACCATGAGTGGAATCATTGAAGATAATCTCAATAGTGTCGGTTCTGTCGCAGCTTGGCAGAATATTCTCAACGGCTGCGGCTACATGCCCATCCTCAAGATTACTGGCAAGATGGATGAAGCGACGATCTCAACAACGAAGCGATTTCAAACCGATCTCGGTCTTGCTCAAACCGGAACCGTGACCCTGGAGACTTGGAGAGCGGGCTTGAGACATTCTAAGCTACCGGGTTGGTCTAACATCACGCCGCCAATTCAACAGGTTGTCATCGTTTCTGTCGATCAAATTCTGGCACTTGCGCCTGGTGCTAAAAGTAGCTATGTCGAAGCCTTTAAGAATGGGCAAGCTGTGTTTGATCGCTATGACATCTCAAAGTCATCGATCCGAGTGGCACATTTTGTCGCGCAGATCATGCATGAATGCGGTGCATTGACGATTCAATTTGAGAATCTCAACTACAGTGCGTCACGATTACCAGAAGTCTGGCCCAGAGTCTTTCAACCGACAGGCCCGCTTGATCCCAGTGAGTATGCTCGTAATCCTGAGAAGCTTGCGAATGAGGTCTATGGTAAGCGGATGGGAAATGACAATCCAGGAGATGGGTTCCGGTATCGAGGACGGGGTTTGCTGCAATTGACCGGTAAAGAGAGCTATGCGGAGGCAACCCAAATCTTACGAAGAACGAATCCGCTTGCTCCAGATTTTGTCGCTCAACCTGATGAAGTGATTGATGCTGCTTGGTGTCTAGAGATTGCAGCAGCAGAGTGGGCATCCAAAGGCTGTAATGCTCTTGCCGACAAAGACGATATCAAAGCGATTACAAGGAGGATCAACGGGGGACAGATTGGAATTAGCGATCGCATTGAGTGGGTGAAGAAAACAAAATTAGTCTGGCCTTGATTAAATGAGTGCAAAATGGCTACAGCACTCAGCTGTAGCCATTTGAATTAAGACGTGAACTGAAAGAGTTTTACATCTTCCTCAACTCCCTTTCCTAAATGGTCGTACCACTAAAAAACCAGCAGTAAAGGCAACGATGAGAGCAGGTGATCCATTGCTGTGCTGATACAGGATTGAATTGCTGATCGATGGGTGTGAGTGCGATCAATTGTGGTTAGCATAGTGCAGAAAAAATGACCATTTGGGTGAAAGCGGTGTGGCAAATTTAGCCAATTTAGTCAGGATGGTGTATCTGCTGGCTATTGTGGTCACGCGCTTCACACCGCCCCTTCTACTGCGAGGGTTCAGCTGTTTTAGTCTTCTCGCCACACTTGCGACACTCAAGGTCGCGCTGTCGTGTTTTGCCATCTTTCGATTTACGCGATCGCACAATTTTGTAGTCATGTTCGCAAGCAACTTCCGGCTCATTTTGAGACACCGATGATTGAGTCAACGGATTCGTGAATTGTCCAGGTGCGGGATTGTAGAGAATAATCGGTTTTAATCCGCCCTTCGATGGCACGATCAACGAGTAATAGCGTTCGGGACATTTTGCGATCGCAATTCGTGGATCTGCTCCATTTTTCTGTGCCTCTGACTGGGCTTTTTCCACTGCTTTTCGAGAAGCCTCTTTGAACAGAGAAAGCTCTTTTTTCAACCGCTCCAAATCTTCTTTATCGAGTCCATGATTGTCCTCGTCTGAGTTGAGAAACAGCCGGATGTTTTTCTCGCCAACGATGATCAGACAACAATTTGCCAAATCTGGTCGAAATAGCCCTAATTGAGAAACATAGGGATTCTGAGCAATAAAGGTCACTTGAATCCCTTTACCATTTTCAGAGGAAAGACCCGCTCCGACTTGCAACGATGAAATCAGAACCATTTTGGTCACTTCTCTCATGCCCCCAATACGGTAATGTTCACCGTATTCGTCCCACTGATGAATCGATCGCGGATAACGATGATTCGGATTCACTGCCAAGATTTGCTTGCGTGACTCAATTTCTTCTAAAACTCCTGCCTGGGCTTCAAAGTAGTCTTTGCTGGATGATTTGAAGACAGGAGCCACAAATCGTCTAGCTTTTT
It encodes:
- a CDS encoding AAA-like domain-containing protein is translated as MMRVEFEEVAMGRSLQVRADAVCKVKAGLRRNGYARQKDLAEELGIALSTLSNYLNGRPVDYVNFTEISNCLGLDWQAIADLPTTSEPESLPIETSCSIESFIYIERPPIDRICYEALLHPSCLLRIKAPRLMGKTSLVAHLLRQAAHQGYRTVHLNFHLANQADFRSLSAFLQWFCASVTQQLQLPNRLAQYWDEEFSTNKISCTEYFEKYLLSNNPQPLILSLDEVDRLFVYPELAADFLSLLRAWYEKTKTLKIWQQLRLIIVYATEVYIPLNLHESPFNVGQLIELHEFTAEQITSLAQQYTLEWTESQTQQLMAIVGGHPEWISKALRSLKSKEMPFEQLLQTAALESGLYRGELRHLWRMVHQRTELLEGMRTVMQASQPVRLSTDLSYQLHSLGLIQLQGNFAVPRCALYQRYFCDRLSELL
- a CDS encoding peptidoglycan-binding domain-containing protein, translating into MRLENFYQASQQAKALGKALNYGIEAIAADKELATHIQQALVWLKFLDPPVDGKFGPISTDALVEFQSTMSTIYPDLLEEKGFLGLKTAQVLIETSPDEVPSPKIDFSRADLASRLIQYMARMNYRISVGDKRYNIIYVEGMNADGSTNSDVINEFNDRRMVIEIPSADLVPVIRGNWEATTEPGTHYTFNPMGRGIEYGAARIAFGQFKAWKVGTHYGSGAEPHEALVQETAISVYRDKDRNGIRTGDFLDTGNFDINQHWGYDYPHNDIGMAGAGCLVGRSRAEHRTFMALIKQDNRYQRNQNYLFYTTIIPADDFIAKFPG
- a CDS encoding peptidoglycan-binding protein, which produces MSGIIEDNLNSVGSVAAWQNILNGCGYMPILKITGKMDEATISTTKRFQTDLGLAQTGTVTLETWRAGLRHSKLPGWSNITPPIQQVVIVSVDQILALAPGAKSSYVEAFKNGQAVFDRYDISKSSIRVAHFVAQIMHECGALTIQFENLNYSASRLPEVWPRVFQPTGPLDPSEYARNPEKLANEVYGKRMGNDNPGDGFRYRGRGLLQLTGKESYAEATQILRRTNPLAPDFVAQPDEVIDAAWCLEIAAAEWASKGCNALADKDDIKAITRRINGGQIGISDRIEWVKKTKLVWP